A genomic window from Thermogemmatispora onikobensis includes:
- a CDS encoding AAA family ATPase → MILKSFSVELFRQYMKRQEIRFAHDNERKRNITIINGVNGTGKTSLFAAINWCLFGFEAIRTVSSIDVEDEEDLFCKEAISRAVPLEQLQMSATLTFIHKGDQYEVSRCREAIKDTNGGILLKKERFLVAKRCFDGTTDILSTDDQDQFGPEREIRKVLPVEASKYFFFDGELIDSITRPGSKQIASAINNIFKVNNLVEIHKSIKSIIKSYEHRMAVIDQSNKELEKAIHEKEKLEGELHELDQKYEQISRSMEEAEEYKKRIEREIKDSGAERVSEQIKYQEGIINSKREEVEELAKIVKKETTDAYYVLALPILRKAYSSLADIGAQEAIPSYALQRLARDLLSQLCCICGRPFEEDGPEYQRLRALLEKNVFDDNRSNREAGLSTELFSLEQSSREKLEHLGNWCKRYVDLRDTITNELQRLDDLHGQLEAMGGASVAAWQKQWREVTERYYALQKELDRIGKLREMTNSQMKDKENKINAISNSKNVDLIKFKHEIARSLRDVVEDNIQKYKEKVRVDISRKASEIFRLLLWKEGQFQEISLDESFNLEVVDRYSKPALQDLSSGERQILSLAFIVAMSRLSGEEAPLVMDTPFGRLSAENRANITEHLPELADQVILFVTDEELHDQARANLEPHIGREYNLDFDRRTGCTTIVEVRR, encoded by the coding sequence ATGATTCTCAAGAGTTTTTCAGTCGAACTTTTTCGGCAATATATGAAAAGGCAGGAAATAAGGTTTGCTCATGATAATGAGCGTAAAAGAAACATAACGATTATCAATGGGGTGAATGGAACAGGGAAAACCTCCCTTTTTGCTGCAATTAACTGGTGTCTTTTTGGCTTTGAGGCAATTAGAACAGTTTCTTCAATTGACGTTGAAGATGAAGAAGATCTCTTTTGTAAAGAAGCCATTAGCCGAGCTGTTCCCCTGGAACAGCTGCAGATGTCTGCTACCTTAACGTTTATCCATAAAGGAGATCAGTATGAGGTCAGTCGCTGTAGAGAGGCTATCAAGGATACAAATGGTGGTATCCTTCTAAAGAAGGAGAGGTTTCTAGTTGCGAAGCGTTGTTTCGATGGTACAACGGATATTCTGAGCACTGATGATCAAGATCAATTTGGGCCTGAGAGGGAGATCAGAAAGGTGCTTCCGGTGGAGGCCAGCAAGTACTTCTTCTTTGATGGTGAGCTTATTGACTCCATCACCAGACCAGGATCGAAGCAAATTGCTAGTGCAATTAACAATATATTTAAGGTAAATAATCTTGTAGAAATTCACAAATCTATAAAAAGCATAATTAAATCTTATGAGCATAGAATGGCTGTTATCGATCAGAGTAATAAAGAACTCGAAAAAGCAATTCATGAGAAGGAGAAACTAGAGGGCGAGCTCCATGAACTGGACCAGAAGTATGAGCAGATATCAAGATCTATGGAAGAAGCTGAAGAGTATAAAAAACGTATTGAAAGAGAAATAAAAGATAGCGGAGCTGAAAGGGTGAGTGAGCAAATTAAGTACCAAGAGGGTATTATCAATTCTAAACGTGAAGAAGTTGAAGAACTGGCAAAAATAGTTAAAAAGGAAACCACAGACGCTTATTATGTTTTGGCTCTGCCTATTCTCAGAAAAGCTTACTCATCACTAGCAGACATAGGAGCTCAAGAAGCAATTCCCAGTTACGCGCTCCAACGCCTGGCACGTGACTTGCTAAGTCAACTATGTTGCATCTGCGGTCGTCCCTTCGAAGAAGATGGGCCTGAGTATCAGCGCTTGCGGGCACTCCTGGAGAAAAACGTCTTCGATGATAACCGCTCCAACAGAGAGGCTGGCCTGAGTACCGAGTTGTTCTCCCTGGAGCAGAGCAGCAGGGAGAAGCTGGAGCATCTCGGCAATTGGTGTAAGCGGTATGTAGATCTAAGAGATACTATCACTAATGAATTACAGAGATTGGACGATCTTCATGGTCAACTTGAAGCTATGGGGGGAGCTAGCGTCGCTGCTTGGCAAAAGCAATGGCGAGAGGTTACTGAGAGGTATTATGCACTACAGAAAGAGCTGGACCGGATCGGTAAACTTAGGGAGATGACAAACTCTCAAATGAAGGATAAAGAAAATAAGATTAATGCTATTAGTAATAGCAAAAATGTTGATTTGATTAAATTTAAGCATGAAATTGCTAGAAGTTTGAGAGATGTGGTTGAAGATAATATCCAAAAATACAAGGAGAAAGTGAGAGTTGATATAAGTAGAAAGGCCTCGGAGATCTTCCGCTTACTTCTCTGGAAAGAGGGACAGTTTCAGGAGATTTCCCTGGATGAGAGCTTTAACCTCGAAGTAGTAGATCGCTACAGTAAGCCAGCTCTTCAGGATCTCTCCTCTGGAGAGCGGCAGATACTCAGCCTGGCCTTCATTGTTGCAATGTCTCGTCTGAGCGGAGAAGAGGCTCCTCTCGTGATGGACACCCCTTTTGGGAGGCTGTCTGCCGAGAATCGGGCTAATATCACTGAGCATCTGCCTGAGCTTGCCGACCAAGTGATTCTGTTCGTCACTGATGAGGAACTGCATGATCAGGCCCGGGCCAACCTGGAGCCTCACATTGGCCGGGAGTACAACCTCGACTTTGATCGTCGTACAGGTTGCACAACTATTGTGGAGGTTCGACGATGA